One genomic window of Halolamina sediminis includes the following:
- a CDS encoding HD domain-containing protein produces the protein MAMEVSDHEYDPQEEHAFPDDRLNEVLPALVEDPEVVAYLEAQNVNAVTRKGYNDHGSKHIEIVRNRALRLYDLLKAGGVEFNGASEQGLDEADEPVIVALAATLHDVGHVVHRDEHAYYSIPLAADLLDRFLDQFYETPEKVRVKAEVLHAILCHHTAETPLTREAGVIRVADALDMERGRSRIPYEEGGRGINTLSSQAIRQVSLQPGNGKAVLVEIEMINAAGVYQVDNLLKDKLHDSMLEDDVRIVAVNTKGDDDLVERIEL, from the coding sequence ATGGCTATGGAAGTCTCCGATCACGAGTACGACCCGCAGGAGGAGCACGCCTTCCCCGACGACCGACTCAACGAGGTGCTTCCCGCGCTGGTCGAGGACCCCGAAGTCGTCGCCTACCTCGAAGCCCAGAACGTCAACGCGGTCACGCGGAAGGGGTACAACGACCACGGGAGCAAACACATCGAGATCGTCCGGAACCGTGCGCTCCGGCTGTACGACCTGCTGAAAGCCGGCGGCGTCGAGTTCAACGGCGCCAGCGAGCAGGGGCTCGACGAGGCCGACGAGCCGGTGATCGTCGCGCTCGCGGCGACGCTGCACGACGTGGGCCACGTCGTCCACCGCGACGAGCACGCCTACTACTCGATCCCGCTGGCGGCGGACCTGCTCGACCGCTTCCTCGATCAGTTCTACGAGACGCCGGAGAAGGTGCGCGTGAAGGCGGAGGTGCTCCACGCGATTCTCTGTCACCACACTGCGGAGACCCCGCTGACCCGGGAGGCAGGCGTGATCCGCGTCGCCGACGCCCTCGACATGGAGCGTGGCCGCTCGCGCATCCCCTACGAGGAGGGCGGTCGGGGGATCAACACCCTCTCCAGTCAGGCGATCCGGCAGGTGAGCCTCCAGCCGGGCAACGGGAAGGCCGTGCTCGTCGAGATCGAGATGATCAACGCCGCCGGCGTCTATCAGGTGGACAACCTCCTCAAGGACAAGCTCCACGACTCGATGCTCGAAGACGACGTCCGCATCGTCGCCGTCAACACGAAAGGTGACGACGATCTGGTCGAGCGAATCGAGCTGTAG
- a CDS encoding BCCT family transporter, translating into MGAVESFREKSDVAVFSLSVAALVGIIVAVVAFSDTAAATLATANQFIVGNLGWLYLWVVFLAFVFVVYVMIGPWGRIKLGGPDTEPEFTFWQYLVMTFTAGLSSGGLEFWGPVEPLIHYGTRPPYFDSSAGTWARMADALQYAIYHYGLSAWATYLVFAVAISYYVYRRGAPFRPAVILAPFVGVDNLDGPLGKLVDALAVVVTVSGITVSFGLGISQFASGLSFKWGVGLGQLGRIGLILLVGVLFLLSVIAGIQKGIKRFADLNVVLLIGLMAAMFAFGQATTLVNLTTQALTGYATDFVGMSLFFAPNGDATGWLGSWTLFFWPWWLTFAPMIGIFMARISKGRTLRELVFAGLFGSFALTVPWYAATGGSALLLQSSGAADLLGVYESSGLEAVGFALFEQLLPYPAVFSAALLLLVVSFLITTLDSSTLSIAMMAAGGEESPSTINRLVWGLMMVLLTIALSLAGGMPVLQSFTILVGLPTAILCAIAMLGMLIEFEREFPILTESDSEESERSTPAGPSVQQQRQSAGTTSDD; encoded by the coding sequence CTCTACCTCTGGGTCGTGTTCCTCGCCTTCGTCTTCGTCGTCTACGTGATGATCGGCCCGTGGGGCCGGATCAAGCTGGGCGGCCCCGACACGGAGCCGGAGTTCACGTTCTGGCAGTACCTCGTCATGACGTTCACCGCGGGGCTCTCCTCCGGCGGACTGGAGTTCTGGGGCCCGGTCGAGCCGCTGATCCACTACGGGACGCGGCCGCCGTACTTCGACTCCTCGGCGGGGACGTGGGCGCGGATGGCCGACGCCCTGCAGTACGCCATCTACCACTACGGGCTGTCGGCGTGGGCCACCTACCTCGTGTTCGCGGTGGCGATCTCCTACTACGTCTACCGGAGGGGTGCGCCGTTCCGTCCGGCGGTGATTCTCGCGCCGTTCGTCGGCGTCGACAACCTCGACGGCCCGCTGGGGAAACTCGTCGACGCGTTGGCGGTCGTCGTCACCGTCAGCGGGATCACCGTCTCCTTCGGGCTGGGGATCAGCCAGTTCGCCTCCGGCCTCTCGTTCAAGTGGGGGGTCGGCCTCGGCCAGCTCGGCCGGATCGGGCTGATCCTCCTCGTGGGGGTGCTGTTCCTGCTGTCGGTGATCGCCGGCATCCAGAAGGGGATCAAGCGGTTCGCCGACCTCAACGTCGTCCTGCTGATCGGGCTGATGGCGGCGATGTTCGCGTTCGGGCAGGCGACGACACTGGTCAACCTCACCACGCAGGCGCTGACCGGTTACGCGACCGACTTCGTCGGGATGAGCCTCTTCTTCGCGCCGAACGGCGACGCGACGGGCTGGCTCGGCTCGTGGACGCTCTTTTTCTGGCCGTGGTGGCTCACGTTCGCGCCGATGATCGGGATCTTCATGGCCCGGATCTCCAAGGGTCGAACCCTGCGTGAGCTGGTGTTCGCCGGCCTGTTCGGCTCGTTCGCACTGACGGTGCCGTGGTACGCCGCCACCGGCGGCTCCGCGCTGCTGCTCCAGAGCTCCGGCGCCGCGGACCTGCTGGGTGTGTACGAGTCCTCGGGGTTGGAGGCCGTCGGATTCGCGCTGTTCGAGCAGCTACTCCCCTACCCCGCCGTGTTCTCGGCGGCGCTGCTGCTGCTGGTGGTGAGCTTCCTCATCACCACGCTCGACTCCTCGACACTGAGCATCGCGATGATGGCCGCGGGCGGCGAGGAGTCGCCGTCGACGATCAACCGGCTGGTCTGGGGGCTGATGATGGTGCTTCTCACCATCGCGCTCAGCCTCGCCGGCGGGATGCCCGTGCTCCAGTCGTTCACGATTCTCGTCGGGCTCCCGACCGCGATCCTGTGTGCGATCGCGATGCTGGGGATGCTGATCGAGTTCGAACGCGAGTTCCCGATCCTCACCGAGAGCGACAGCGAGGAGAGCGAACGGTCGACGCCGGCGGGACCGTCGGTTCAGCAACAGCGCCAGTCGGCGGGCACCACCTCTGACGACTGA